The following proteins are co-located in the Clavibacter capsici genome:
- a CDS encoding heavy-metal-associated domain-containing protein → MTTTAFPVTGMTCAHCVRSVTEEVGELPGVSSVAVDLVVGGASTVTVESDRPLDPAAVRAAVDEAGYVAEV, encoded by the coding sequence TGACCACCACCGCGTTCCCCGTCACCGGCATGACCTGCGCGCACTGCGTCCGGAGCGTCACCGAGGAGGTCGGCGAGCTGCCGGGCGTCTCGTCCGTCGCCGTCGACCTCGTCGTGGGCGGCGCGTCCACCGTCACCGTCGAGAGCGACCGGCCGCTCGACCCCGCGGCCGTCCGCGCCGCGGTCGACGAGGCCGGCTACGTCGCGGAGGTCTGA